In Flavobacterium hankyongi, the genomic window TAGACGGAATGAAAATTAACAAATCCCATTTTATCGCAATGCAAGATCACATGAGTGATATTGTAAGAGATGCAATTGGGACGCAAATGACTCCAATAAATTATGGACTACTTCCTTTTGGAACTTCTGGGGAATCAGTTAAAATTTCATTGGTTATTGATAATCATAAATTATTAAGAGTAAAGGTAGAAGAGTGTCATGCAATAACACCTAATGGTTGTAGAATTGATATTAGTGGTAATAATGCCCATATGCTAAACATGGAAATGCCATATCCAGAGGCAGTATATGAGTTAGATTACGACCAAGATATGGTTCTATTGGCAAATGTTTCGGTTAATTTATTTGATAAAAGACCTTTTGGAGATCCTGATCCTAATGAAAATCCTCCAAGGTATCCAAATGTCATTCCTACCTTTAATCTTAATCTTATCCAAGAGAAAAATAATGATATTACACATGGTGGGTATCACTTGACTCTTGGGAAAATCATTATAAACAGGAACGAAAGTTATTTAATGACTGATTATATTCCGCCTTGTACTTCAGTTCAAAGTCACCAGAAATTAATTGATATTCATACTAAAATTGATCGTTTTTTTGGACAACTAGAATTGTATTCAGTTCAAATTTCTCAAAAGATTAATCGTAAAAATCAATCGAATGAATTGGCTATTATTATTCTTGATTTATGTCAAAAAATTATAACCTATTTAGGGAATAACATAAATTCATTTAGATGGTTCACTATTTCTCAGCCACCAGCATATATGTTTGATACTGTTATTGCGCTAGCAAGAATTATGAAAAACTATATCGATTCTAAGTCAGGAGCTGGAAAAGAAGAACTTTTAAACTACATAGCAGAGTGGTGTGGTATAAGTCAAGGAGATTTTGAAGTAATGTTTACCGATTTAGTTAACGTAGGTTACAATCATACTCAAATAGATAAAACAGCCAAGAAAACGCTTCATTTTATGAATATAATTAGTGAATTGTTTACAACACTCAATCATTTAGATTACATAGGAAAACGAAAAGACAACGGAATTTTTGTTAAAGAAAGATTGGAGTTAGAAAGTGTTGCTTTGGATACATCAAAACGTAATAGAACATTTTTAGAAGATTAATAGAGTATGGAAGTTTTAAATAAGAAAGAAAGAGCAAAGTCTTTTTTAGCTTTTTTATGTGTTTTTGGAATTACAATGGCAGTAATCATTGGTGCAATTTTCTTTGATTATTATCTACCATGGAAAGAAAACAGTGAATTAAAAAAAGAAAATGATATGATGAGTAGAGAGTTCATGTTTCAGGAAGAGTTTGCTAAAAATATGGAAGATTTAAAATCTTCAATAGATTCTCTAAATGCTCCTGGACAGGATTTTTATTACAATCAGCAAAAAGCAATTTCTACTATCATCACTATGCAGCAATCTATCCCTACAAAAGATAGTTTGATGAGAGATAATATGTATGACAATATTATTCTAACCAATAGACAATTAATTGATGCTAAAAAAAGTATTCAAATGATGGGAGAGAGTAAAGAGGAAATGGACAAACTGCTACAACAGATTGAAACGTATAAAAGTGAACTTGAAATAGTTAAACGTGATTTAGAAGTTTGTCGTCAAATAAATAAAGCAAATTAAATAGTATTAATAAATAAATTGAAATCTTATGTTATCAAATTACGGAATTGGAGGAAATGAGGTAAAATTAGATGCTAGCGAAGCAATTCTAGAAATCCCTCAAAACAGAACGTTAATTGCTCAAAAGCTTACAGGAGATACTCCAGTAAAACCTGAGTTGGTTGAAGGTTTAACAAATGTTGAACAAGTATTTGCCCATTATAAACCTACTGCAAAAGTTTCTTTTGAGGATGCTGATGGAGCAACAAAAAACGAAGAACTAAAATTTGACAATCTTGGTGATTTTGGAGTTAAAGGTATTACCGCTCAAAGTAAATTTTTAACAAACATGGAAACTGAAAAGGATCAGTACCAAAAAATTATCAAGCAGTTAAAAACGAATAAAATTCTTAAAAGTGCTCTAGAAAATCCAGATGCTAAAAAAGCTCTTTTAGAAACTATTGAAGAATTAATTTCTGAATTAAAATAAGAATCACAAAACACTAAAAATAAACATTATGTCTAAAGAACAACTACAAGCTCAAAATGCAGATGCTGCTGTATTAGAGCCAAAAAAGAAAGAAGTTGGGGTTAAAATAAGTGCTGAAAAATTAGCCAAATATGGAGGATTTGATTTGTTAGAAACTTCAATTGAAGGTGCTCAAAATATGAACCCTGATAGAAAAGCGCGTCGTCAAATTTTTATGAGCGAAGCAAACAAAGAAGGGGAGAGAGAAACTCTTAAAAAAACACTTCAAATGTGGGCTAACGTTTTAAAAGAAAACGAATCATTAACAGATATGGTTGCTCAATGCGAGGATAAAAGTAAAGTAGCAGAGGAAACTTTACTTAAAAATTTAGCAATCGCTATTCACGAAACAAAAGAATTAGAGCAAGCTTACAGAACTATTGGTTTGTTCTACAAAAATACTGAAACTGATAAAGTTAAAAATGTAACTATTGTTAATGCAGAATTAGATCAATTACAAGATTTAGACAATACACGTTTTATTGACGCCATTCACAATGAATTAGTTGATAATTATGATAGATTAGACTTAAAAAATAACTATGGATTGTTAGTGGTTCCTGGTTATTTAGGAAGTAATAAAGTAGTTGAGAAATGGGCAAAAATTGCGCATGAAAACAAAGTAATGCTAGTAACTGACTTCGCGCATCTTGATGAGCCGGATGATGTAATGGAAATGTTTGATGCTGCTTATTTAACAGGTGGAGATATTTATCGTTCAAATGTATTGATGACTTGTAACTGGTTAGTTGGAAGAGGTAAATTTGATGTTGTAGGTGAATCTGAAGATTTATTTATTCCACCATCTGCTGCTCTTGCTGGAAAAATTTACAAAACATTAATGTCTCAAGTTACTGCTGGTAAGAAATTTGGTGGTATCAACGAGGTTGATGGAGTTCGTTTTGACTTAAAGAAAAGCGAAATAGCTAACTTAGAGAACATGGGATTAATCCCGATGGTTAATGAGTATGGTAAAGTAATGGCTTTCTCTGGAAAAACTTTATTTAACGGTGATAATTTAGGATTACAAACATATTCTGTTGTTCGTGTTTTCGATTATGTAACTAAAGTATTAATGGATTTCTTAAACAGAAGAGCATTCGAAAACTTTACTGCTAAGACAAGAAAAGAAATCATGGGACAAATTGTTCAGTTTTTAGATGGAATTACTGGTCCAGATAAATTAATTGAAAATTTTGAAATAAGAAGATTTGAACAAGATCCTATTCAAAAAGATAGAATCTATTTAGATATTCACATGAAACCATATTTTCCAGCTAAAAACTTCATGATCAAAATGGAAGGTCAAAAAGGTGATGATGGAACTGATTGGGATACAGAATACGAACAAAAATAATTGATTATTACTTGAAAAAGGGATTGTAAAATCCCTTTTTTATTAATCTTTAAAAGTTATGCAGAATCATATACTTAAAATCATAGTAATTTGCTTTTTAGCGTTTTTCTCTATTGAATCTAATGCACAAATGTCTCATAAAGATTCATTGCGTATTCGTTGTAAAAACAGAGTAAAAGTAACTAGAAGTAAAGAAAATTTTCTTGATAAAAAAGCCTACGCTTATACAGAGCCTTATTACTTCAAGGTTTATAATACAGATCCTGATTACATATCTTTTCAGTTAGGTAAACGTAAAGGTTCTAAGGTATTCTTATATATAAAACTTTTTTCATTTAATGCTTGTATTAAAAAGGACGATGTAGTCGAATTAACTTTTGTTAACGATGATAAGTATGAACTTATTAATAAATACCAAGTTAATTGTGAGGGTTATATAGTAGTCGAATTAAGAGGATATGATATT contains:
- a CDS encoding DUF5458 family protein, which produces MSKEQLQAQNADAAVLEPKKKEVGVKISAEKLAKYGGFDLLETSIEGAQNMNPDRKARRQIFMSEANKEGERETLKKTLQMWANVLKENESLTDMVAQCEDKSKVAEETLLKNLAIAIHETKELEQAYRTIGLFYKNTETDKVKNVTIVNAELDQLQDLDNTRFIDAIHNELVDNYDRLDLKNNYGLLVVPGYLGSNKVVEKWAKIAHENKVMLVTDFAHLDEPDDVMEMFDAAYLTGGDIYRSNVLMTCNWLVGRGKFDVVGESEDLFIPPSAALAGKIYKTLMSQVTAGKKFGGINEVDGVRFDLKKSEIANLENMGLIPMVNEYGKVMAFSGKTLFNGDNLGLQTYSVVRVFDYVTKVLMDFLNRRAFENFTAKTRKEIMGQIVQFLDGITGPDKLIENFEIRRFEQDPIQKDRIYLDIHMKPYFPAKNFMIKMEGQKGDDGTDWDTEYEQK
- a CDS encoding type VI secretion system transmembrane protein TssO, encoding MEVLNKKERAKSFLAFLCVFGITMAVIIGAIFFDYYLPWKENSELKKENDMMSREFMFQEEFAKNMEDLKSSIDSLNAPGQDFYYNQQKAISTIITMQQSIPTKDSLMRDNMYDNIILTNRQLIDAKKSIQMMGESKEEMDKLLQQIETYKSELEIVKRDLEVCRQINKAN